TAAAAATTAAAAGTTAAAATGTAAAATATATCCCCTGCAATCTGAAAGATTGCGGGGACTTAATCCCGGGAATTCTTCGAATTCCACGGGGCATATCAAAATTCAAATATTTTTAAAAGTGGGCAAATGTTCCAATATTTTTGTGGGATTATTTTCTAATTCAGATCTTTTAATTTCTATGTCTAATTTTGACATTTCTATTATACGCTTGACAAGTAGTTCAAACCATTTTTCCGTTTTCATAAAAGGTTTTTTATTTCCGCCATCAAAACTTTCGCAATTTCTTTTTCCCCGCACCACGTAGGGTGCGGGGTTTCGCTCAGAGTAATTATAAAACTTTAAGCTAAATAAGACGTTTTAACTCTATCATTAAAGTACTGGCTATTCTTTCTTCGCTCACTTTCCTTACAATCTTACCTTTTTTGAATAATACACCACAACCTGCTCCTCCTGCAATACCGATGTCTGCTTCTTTTGCTTCGCCCGGTCCGTTTACTTCACAGCCCATTACAGCGATTGTTATAGGAGTTTGCATATGCGATGTTTTCTTTTTTATTTCTTCGGCTATTTTTTTGACATTGATTTTACATCTTCCACAAGTTGGACAGGAGATTATTTCTACGCCTTTTTTCCGCAGGTTTAAAGCTTGTAATATTGCATAACCGACTTGGACTTCTTTTGCGGATGTATCTGTAAGAGATACTCTTAAAGTATTGCCGATGCCCTGCGCAAGAAGCGCGCCTATTCCTATGGAAGATTTTATAATTGCTTCGGGCGCAAGTCCGGCTTCGGTTATACCTATATGAATAGGGTAGGGAAGTTTCTTTGCAAGCATTTGGTTTGTCAATATGGTAGTCGGCACATCGGATGATTTTATCCCGACTATCATATCGTAAAACTTTTCTTTCTCTATTTCCCTGACTGTTTTGTATAAAACATCGACGAGTTTGCCCGCCACTCCCGCCACTGAAACATTTGCGGGCAGGGAATATTTGGCGGGTTGCGACACAAC
The bacterium DNA segment above includes these coding regions:
- the ispG gene encoding flavodoxin-dependent (E)-4-hydroxy-3-methylbut-2-enyl-diphosphate synthase; the protein is MKKNKSCSTDIEVNSRSPQIYRRPISKRGEKIIKIAGLAIGGNNPVRVESMLKTSFDKPFSSILKEIKLLEKAGCELLRIAVPNKQAIPTINKIKKATSIPLMADIHFSKEIALKVLEKGIDSIRINPGNMDVSSIKKIARVAKSKKVPMRIGVNAASFKNPFGKDKKVVSQPAKYSLPANVSVAGVAGKLVDVLYKTVREIEKEKFYDMIVGIKSSDVPTTILTNQMLAKKLPYPIHIGITEAGLAPEAIIKSSIGIGALLAQGIGNTLRVSLTDTSAKEVQVGYAILQALNLRKKGVEIISCPTCGRCKINVKKIAEEIKKKTSHMQTPITIAVMGCEVNGPGEAKEADIGIAGGAGCGVLFKKGKIVRKVSEERIASTLMIELKRLI